A stretch of Prunus dulcis chromosome 6, ALMONDv2, whole genome shotgun sequence DNA encodes these proteins:
- the LOC117629846 gene encoding WEB family protein At5g55860 has product MVAKDRQSATSSPSPKVEVGEIDTRAPFQSVKDAVTLFGEGAFSGEKPAIKKTKPHSAERVLANETQLHLAQKELNKLKEQLKNAETTKTQALVELEKAKETLEDLTNKVTSLSESKESAIKATEAAKSQAKQLEEANSGNLAGTDGAWKQDLETARAQYVNVITELNAAKQELQKIRQDCDASLQAKVTAFKQAAEAEDAAKENAERVTELSKEISAVQESIGQVKLASLEAQQEQAKIFAEKDVLRQSYKATLEESTKKLLSLRKEFDPELSRNLEAQLSETLNEVGALQKQMENAKASDLDSVRIVTLELDDAKESLHKVAEEESSLRSLVEALKLELENVKKEHAELKEKEAETESLAGNLHVKLRKTKSELEACLAEESQARGASNEMIATLNQLSLETENARREAEEMKIKAEELRKDAETTKIAVKEAEKKLRLALEEAEEAKAAEERALEQIRVLSERTNAARASTSESGAKITISKEEFESLSRKVEESDTLAEMKVAAAMAQVEAVKASENEALKRLEATQKEIEDMKAATEEAKKRAEMAEAAKKAVEGELRRWREREQKKAAEAASRILAETEMSVESSPRHYRIQKQNPQMKIIEARKLDKEKTSVSKKTLLPNLSGMFNRKKSQVDGGSPSYLPGENPL; this is encoded by the exons ATGGTTGCAAAAGACCGCCAAAGTGCTACAAGCTCTCCTAGTCCTAAAGTGGAGGTGGGAGAGATCGACACAAGGGCACCTTTCCAATCTGTTAAAGATGCTGTTACACTATTTGGAGAAGGCGCATTCTCTGGGGAAAAACCTGCCATTAAGAAGACAAAACCTCATTCAGCAGAG AGAGTACTAGCCAACGAGACGCAGCTTCACCTGGCCCAGAAAGAATTGAACAAGTTGAAGGAACAACTGAAGAATGCTGAAACTACGAAAACCCAAGCACTTGTGGAGCTTGAAAAGGCTAAGGAAACTCTTGAGGATCTGACAAATAAGGTGACTTCCCTCAGTGAATCTAAGGAATCTGCAATAAAGGCAACAGAAGCTGCAAAAAGTCAGGCAAAGCAACTTGAAGAAGCAAACTCTGGCAACCTTGCTGGAACTGATGGTGCTTGGAAACAAGACTTGGAAACAGCAAGAGCACAGTATGTGAATGTGATTACTGAACTTAATGCTGCAAAGCAGGAGTTACAGAAAATCCGTCAGGACTGTGATGCATCCTTGCAAGCAAAAGTTACTGCTTTCAAGCAGGCAGCAGAAGCTGAAGATGCAGCCAAAGAAAATGCGGAGAGGGTTACTGAGCTCTCCAAGGAAATTTCAGCTGTGCAGGAATCAATTGGGCAAGTGAAGCTTGCATCTTTGGAAGCCCAGCAGGAGCAAGCGAAGATATTTGCTGAAAAGGATGTCCTGAGGCAGTCGTATAAAGCTACCTTGGAAgagtcaacaaaaaaattgctttCTCTGAGAAAAGAGTTTGATCCAGAACTCTCTAGAAATCTTGAAGCACAACTTTCTGAAACGTTGAATGAAGTTGGGGCTCTGCAAAAGCAAATGGAGAATGCAAAGGCTTCTGATTTAGATTCTGTGAGAATTGTCACTTTGGAGCTGGATGATGCTAAGGAATCACTGCATAAAGTAGCAGAAGAGGAAAGCAGTCTCAGAAGCTTAGTTGAAGCACTTAAGTTGGAACTTGAGAACGTGAAAAAAGAGCATGCTGAACTGAAGGAGAAGGAAGCGGAAACAGAATCGCTTGCTGGGAATTTACATGTGAAACTGCGGAAAACCAAGTCTGAGCTTGAAGCATGCCTAGCAGAAGAGTCTCAAGCAAGAGGTGCTTCCAATGAAATGATAGCTACACTAAACCAGCTATCCTTGGAAACTGAAAATGCAAGGCGAGAAGCAGAAGAGATGAAGATTAAAGCAGAGGAGTTGAGGAAGGATGCGGAAACAACCAAAATTGCAGTAAAAGAAGCGGAGAAGAAGCTGAGACTTGCTTTGGAAGAAGCTGAAGAGGCCAAAGCAGCTGAAGAAAGAGCCCTTGAACAGATTAGAGTTTTATCAGAGAGAACTAATGCTGCTCGAGCATCAACTTCTGAGTCTGGTGCGAAGATCACTATATCAAAGGAAGAGTTTGAATCTTTGAGCCGAAAGGTTGAGGAGTCTGATACATTAGCAGAAATGAAAGTGGCTGCTGCCATGGCCCAGGTGGAAGCTGTGAAGGCTAGTGAAAATGAGGCCTTGAAGAGGTTAGAGGCAACCCAGAAGGAAATTGAGGATATGAAGGCTGCAACTGAGGAGGCCAAAAAGAGGGCAGAAATGGCTGAAGCAGCCAAGAAGGCAGTGGAAGGAGAGCTCCGAAGGTGGCGAGAACGGGAGCAAAAGAAAGCAGCTGAAGCTGCATCACGGATATTGGCAGAAACAGAGATGTCAGTGGAATCATCCCCACGCCATTACAGGATTCAAAAGCAGAACcctcaaatgaaaattattgaGGCCCGGAAGTTGGACAAAGAGAAGACGTCTGTTTCGAAAAAAACACTTCTGCCTAATCTGAGTGGCATGTTCAATA